The sequence below is a genomic window from Nitrososphaerota archaeon.
TTATAACAGGTTCAACGCCTTCTCTTCTTAACACCGCAAATGTCCTATTCAGTTCCTTTCCGATTAGTTCCTCAACATGCTTTATTTCACCCATTCGAGCAGCTAGATTACGATTCACAATATCTCTTAAATCATCAATAGTAAGTAATTTTATGTTTGGTAACTCGGCAACTGACTCTTCTGTATTTCTAGGGAATGATAAATCTATGACAAGTAGCAACCTATTCTTTTTCTTAACAATCTGCTCAATTTTCTCCTTGCTGAGTATAGGGTTTGGAGCAGATGTGGCCAAAACAAGAAGGTCTACATCTTTAAGTTTCTTCAAACCGTCCTGAAACTCTATTGGATTCACATTAGCAATTTTAGCAAGACTTTCTGCTCTATCCAATGACCTACTTGCAACGAAAATATTACGTTGTCCTTTTGCAACCAGAGCTTTTGCTACAAGTAACCCAACTTCTCCCGCTCCTATAAGAAGTGACGATTTATTCTCCAAATTACCCAGAATATCTTCTGCAAGATTAACTGTAACTGAACCCACAGAGATCATACCCTTATTTATTCCAGTCTGACTCCTAATTCTAGCACCCAATTTTATAGCTCTATCAAACACTAACGATAGAATTGGACCTACTTTTTTCGATAACTTTGCTTCAATGAAAGCATTATTAATTTGGCCATGTATCTGATCTTCACCGACTATCATAGACTCCAGGCCTGTCGCAAGCCTGAACAAATGTCTTAGAGCATCATTATCATATTCAACATCTAAATAATCTTCAAAACTCCTTCCAATATCACGAAATAAACTGTTTCTCACATATCTCTTCCACGCCCGAGTTAAATTATCCCTAACTCTTTCTCTTTCACTATCCTCTGCTATTGCATAAACCTCGACTCTATTACATGTTTGAATTATAACCATCTCCTGAGCATTCGTAGCTAAAGAATAGTCCTTCAGCCTGACAGCTTCGAGTACTGGAATTGTCGCCTTTTTATGCGTAACACGTAAGTTGATGATTGACAAATTTAAGCCACCCGTTCAATCATCCGATCAACAAGCAGTTTTGCCTGTTGGAGTTTACGTTCTTTTATCAACGACTGAATCCTACCATCCTCAACGATCTTCCACAAGAATTTCTTACGAGAAGGAAACTCACTTATCTTCGGCCTAATCTTCTTCCTGGCATATTCTTGAAGCTCCAAATGTATCAAATCTTCCTCCGTAAGGAGATCTTCAATTCGTTGCCTAAGCAGTTTAGCTATGATAGGACTTCCACCTCCGGTTGTTATTCCTATTCTTATTTTACCAACCTTCGCTATTGCTGGCATTGCAAAATCACACAGTTCAGGAGTATCTACAACACATACAATAGCACCTAAACTCTTCGCAAAATCTACTCCTAGCTTGTTCAATCTTACATCATCAGTAGCCAAAAATACTACGTATAATTTTCCTAAACGATTTTTTAGAGGAGCATAACCATTCTCTAAATCATACTCAATAGTTCTAATCTTTCCTTTTTTTGCAAGGCTCGAAATCTTTTTTGTGAATGTCTTGCTTACCGCAGTAACCTTGGCACCATCATCAAAAACCTTTAGTATTTTGAGCTCTGCCTCATTTCCTCCCCCAAATACAACAACTTCTCTATCCCTAAGGTAAAGATCTACCAACATCTTGAAAATTCCCTCTAAACGAAATACTTGACTCTATCCTTCTTGTACTCCTTTGTACTATACAGAATAACGTAATCTTGTATACCAGTCCTCTTAGATATCTCCGCCGCAATTTTTTCACAGGCCTCTCTGCTACGAGCATGTATCATCGAAAAAAGATTGTAAGGCCAATCTTCATACACAGGTCTCTCATAACAATGACTAACCTGTGAGAACGATATAGCAATATCAGCAACTTCTTGAATTTTTTCACGCGGAACCCTCCAAGTTACCATACCATTAGCTATAAAACCTGCCTTCTGATGCCTTAATATAGCAGCAAACCTTCTTATAATGCCTCTCTCTTCAAATTCCTTTGCAGCGTCAATAACTTCCCCTTCTGTGATACCTAATCGCCTAGAGATTTGTAGAAAAGGCCTCTCCTCATTAATTGTTATGTCTGTCGCCAACCTTACCAGTTCGCCTTTTTGCTACCCCATCGAATAAACTTTGCTTGGTTCTAATATTTCTTAGGAGATCTCAGCTATCTTTGAATTCATTACAAATGAGATAATATTTTATGATAGGATATACAAAATAACAGTTAGCATATATACCAGCATTATGTAACAAGAAGTAATTTTGAAGGAAACTGTAACTATAATTCATCCTAGCACTTTTGATACCGACACTTTGAAACAAATCCTCAATTCAGCCTTAGAACAATACAATAACAGATTCTCATTAGCATCAATAACATTGAGTAATGAATCCTTCCATGGCAAAAGAAATCAATACAACGCTCAAAAAATTCTATACGAAATCTATGAACTGAAGAAACTTGAAGGTTGGAATAAATGCATCGCTATAACATGTGATGATATATTCATAGACGGTACAACTTTCGTTTTTGGGCTTGCATCCCCAACTGGTGGCATCTGCATTGTATCATTAAACAGGCTTATAGAACATCAGATCCCAACAGAGGAAGAAAAAGAGAGAATAGCAAAAGAAATAACTCATGAAATAGGTCATGTCTACGGTCTGCGACACTGCACAAAGAACTGTGTCATGGCTTTCTCAAGCTCCATACCAGACATTGATTCAAAGAGTTCAGAGCTTTGCAGAACATGTAAGAGCAATATCATTGTTTAGCTTTATCAAAAAGCCCTTTTTTCAGCCACACATTTCCGTCTGACATATGTGGATATCTGATAACTTGATCCGAATATTTCTCGATTTCTCTAGCTTGATCTGCCAACAAAGCAGCCACACGCATCAGTTCATGTGCTGATGATACAATAGTAAGATAGCGATCCCTTTCTTTAACCTTGTAAGCTCCCTCAGCAGAAAGCTTGGCAGTAAGTTTTGCCATTTCAAAACTTGCCATGGCCTTCGCTTTTGCATATGGATTTGAAAATTGCCCTCTATTCACAGCCGTTTCTTTATCTATGATTAGTTTTACACTATATTTTGTCTTCTTCTTGACTGATTCAATTAACCTGTCAATCTCCTCATATAACGCTCTGAAGGCTCCCGTTACAGCAAGAACCTTTATGACATCACTGTTAAAAAGCGCCGTTTCCACAGGATCTAAAAACTCTTTCCTTACGCCGATTAAAGAATCCGCTTCAATTATAACATAACCAATAGAATTTTTCTCAAATTCATTTATAGCTTTTTTGGCTGGGCTATCTGAGATTACTATCGTTCTAGCCTTCCGCGAAAGATTCTTAGCAAGAGACTTCGGCTCATTAAGTGAAGCGTTAGGAGAAACAACCAGATAAGTATCAGTCTTGACAGATATAGCAAGATTCGCTAAATCCTTAGCACTCTGAGAGTCCATTTTTGTGCCTGATGCGAATGATTTTACAACAATATCCTCCCTTGAAGCTCTCTCATCTAGTAGAGATTCAATTAATGCTGTGGAAGCGATTGAACCCAGTTTCACTATGGTAACCCTTACACTCGAACGCATTATATCACACCAAAAGCTGTAAGAGTTTCTACTACTCAGCGAACTTATTTATTAACCATACCCACATAGTATGAAGTATGCCGACACTAAAGGATATAATGACTAGAACTGTCATTTCAGTTAGAGAAGCAGATTCTCTGTAAAGCAGTTTATGACCAAAAATCCTGTCACGATAGGACCAAAACATTCGATATTCGCCGCTGCAAACATCATGTCTGAGAGAGGCTTTACAAGACTTATAGTTGTTGAAGATAGAAAACCTATAGGCATCGTGACGCTTTCAGATTTGGTATCAGTTGGAGCAGTTCTTACATCTCCTAATAAAAGACTTTCAGTGATTATAAAAGGCGAACTAATACCGTCAGGAATGCTTCCGATAATGATGGTCAGGAACGTAATGACTTCAGATCCATTTACAATAAATGAAAGTGCAGATCTAATTGACGCTGCTAGGATTATGACAAAATTCGCAATTAGCGGTCTTCCAGTAGTAAATGAAAAAGGAATTTTATCAGGAATAATAACAAAGACAGACTTGGTGAAAATGGCTTCTAAAACGAAATAATAAAATTAAGGCTGGAGAGTCAACTCCAGCCTTAGATTACGCGTCGAAGTATAGGTGAAACTCGTATGGGTGCGGCCTCATACTAATCTCTGAATGCTCTTTTCGCGCATTTTCAATAATCATTTCTATGAGATCTTCCGGAAACACTGGCTTCAGAAACTCGTGGTCACCTGCAAGCGCATCAGCAGCTTCCTTTAAACTTCCTGGTAGCTCTTTAATTCCTAATTGCCTTCTCCTATCAGCAGAGAGATGATAAATATTTTCATCGACTGGACTTCCAATATCAGTTTTCTTCTTTATACCATCCAAACCAGCGCAGGCCATTGCTGCAAATGCTATGTATGGGTTGCATGACGGATCAGGCGTTCTGAATTCAAGCCTCTTCCTAGGCTCTGATCCTGGACCTTTTTCATAGACAGGAACTCTGACATTTGCAGACCTATTTCTTCTGCTCCATGCAATATACACAGGTGCTTCATAACCAGGTACCAGTCGCCTGTAAGAATTTGTGGTTGGATTTGTAATACACGTAAGTGCTCTGCTATGTTCCATCAAACCTCCACCATAATACCGGCCTACTTGACTGAGTTCTGCATATGAATCATTTCCATCATAGAATGTAGGGTTACCACCCTTCCAAAGGCTCTGATGGGTGTGCATGCCTGAAGCGTTATCCATGAATATTGGTTTCGGCATCGTAGTAGCAACTAGTCCTCGCTGATGAGCAACATTTCTTGTTACATACTTGAACGTCATGACATTGTCTGCCATATTCGTCAAAGTATCATATCTCATATCAATCTCACACTGCCCAGCGGTGGCCACCTCATGATGATGAGCATCACTAATAATCCCAAATTGTTCCTGGAATATAGTAACAACCTCGCTTCTGTATTCCATCAGTGTATCAGAAGGCGGTGCAGGGAAGTATCCCTCCTTGAATCTAATTGGAAAGTTGGTACCAGTTGTGGTCCATGCAGCCTCCCTTGATTCTATACTATATGACTGACCCTTGTACGGGTTCATCACATCCCATGTAACCTTATCAAATACGAAGAACTCGATTTCAGGGCCCCAATACGATTCATCAAAACCAGACTCCTTTACATATTGCTCTGCCCTCTGCGCTATGGCTCGCGGATCTCTTGAAAGCCTACCTTGACCAAAACCCCAGAACACATCGCAAATCAATCTCGCTGTTTTATGATTCTCCGACTCCCTTGTCGACCATGGAATGACAGCGAATGTTGATGGATCTGGTTTAAGCATCATATCAGATTCTTCAATTCCTGTAAATCCTTTAATTGAAGAACCATCTAACTTCGGTACACCATCCCTGAAAGCATCTCTATCAATCACATGTACTGGAACTGTGGTATGCTGAAGCCTGCCAGGTACGTCAGTGAAGTGTAAGTCGACGAATTTGATCTTTTCCTTTCCAAATAAGCTTAGAACATCATCTCCCGTCCTCTTAATAGGAACTAGTTTCCCATCTGAAGTCCTTGTGAATGGCATAGAAAGCCGATTTTACAGCTTATATTTATAATTATATTTATGACAAAAACTGTGCAAACGCATGGTTTTTTATTTTCACAACTAACATAAGCTCATAAGAATCTCAATAACAAAGACATTTCACCTACCAAATATATTTCTGCTGAAATACAGACGGTTGCATAGCCCTTTCAAAGCTCCAAGCGGGCTTACATTGAGCAATTCAGAATTAATATGTCTTGGATAAAACCGTTAAATATTCTGAAATTAATAAAACAACGCGTATGTCTAAGGTAATTCATTCTGGAGTACAAAGCTTCGATGCAGACGTTCTGAATTCACATGTACCTGTCTTTGTTGATTTCTGGGCGGAATGGTGCGGACCGTGCCGCATTATAGGCCCGATAATCGACGATCTTGCAAAAGAGTTTGATGGAAAGGTCAGGTTCGTCAAGGTCAATGTCGATGAAAATGGGGAAATTGCAGACAGGTATCAAATACAGGCAATACCAACTTTGATAATCTTCAAGAATGGACAGCAAGTGAATAGAATAGTTGGGGCTGCCCCCAAGGGAAAGTACCAATCTTTGGTGAGAGAGGTACTAGGGAGTTAGATGCAGAGAATAGCCAAAAAACTCGAAAGGTGCAACAATTTCAATGAAGTCTTTGAAATAGTGAAATATACTATAGAAAAGAGCCTAGGCAAGCATAGAGCAGGATTAACACTCGTGCTGGCAGAACTTCCGAACTATGTAGGAGCTTATCACATAATGGGTTCCAATATTATCGTAATGAACGGGACGATTCTTAACGCGGTCAAGGCTCTAGCCAAATCCAAAGCCGAGCTCAATTCATTTATCTTCTCAATACTTGCTCACGAATACCTACACAGCATAGGATATACGGATGAAAGAAACGTCAGACCTCTGGTCAGAAAAGTAAGCGTTGAGAACTTTGGAGAGAATCATCAAACAGTAAAACTTGCATCTGCTGACCTCTTCACGCTTTATCCTGACCTAAAAATGTTAGGACTGGGAAGAACAGGCAAAGATTTCACAATCATAAAAGAGTTTGACAAATCTAGCATGCCATACATAGGTTAGCTTACCTAATATCAAATTTTTGCAATGACTTATTGCTGCCAAGGTGGGAATCTCACCGTGATAGATTTCGTCAGAGGTCTGTTTACTCCTTCGTAGGTTATCTCGAAGGTGACTATAGATCTGTCACTCAAAGCGTTATTAACATCTATGGCAGTCGTATTGAATCTAACTGTGAATCTTACTGAAGATGTCATTCCAGCTGGGAGCGCTTTTATCACTGCTTTGTTGCCAGTAGCAGTAAATTCATAATCTCCGAATCCAAGATAGGCTTCCTGAAAAGCATACCACTCATTCTTAGGTTCCTCTATTATTGCTATTTGGATATTGTTTATGGTTTCAGGTTTGAAATTCGTCATCCTCACAATGAAGGTTTCGTTCATTATACCCGAGGAAGGTCTTGCCTGGCCTTCATAGATCGACCTCCCTTCGTCAATTCTTCCAAGTTGCGCATCGAAGGAGAATATTACACTGGGATTGATTTGACTTAATGAATACATGAAAGTACTGCCTACTATACCGACAACTATCAGCAATGATACTACGGTGATGGTAAAGGTGCTTGTCAAGCTCAATATTTGCTAATTATGGAAAAATAAAAGGTTAGGGCTAGAAGCCCTAGAGCAACCTTAAGAAGGCTGGGTAATTTTAATAGCTTGAACTGGGCACTGAACCTCGCAGGCCATGCAGAAGATGCAGTCCTTCTCCCTTAGAGGGTCTGCCTTTCTTTCAGCAATCAATGCAGGGAGGTCTGGGTGTGTCTTGTGAGGATTTGTACCAGGTGCATCAAACCACTCGAAGACGCTTACAGGACAGACATCGACGCAGACACCATCTGCGATACAGATGTCAAAATCCACAGCGACAGTCTTTCCATGAATACCCAGCACTTCCGGTGGCTGGACTGGTCCCCATACAGCATGGTCTTGGTGCGTATCAGCTTGCTGTCTATTCTTTGCGAAATCAGGGTCTATTTGCGGCATGTTCGGGCTTGACTACCACACTAGACAGGCTATTAAGCTAACGCTTGTATAATACATACTTGAATGTATTTCTTTGCTCTGGGATTATTTGTTGAAAGCATACCAAAATGAACGTCTTTGTTTCTCTCAATCTGCGGTAAAATTGTGGTTTATATGTATAAAATATTTATGTATGTATTAGCATATATTTCTGTTATGAAGGAAGTAAGAAAGGTGCAGAAAGCCGGTTATTCCAGCTTGTCAGTTTCATTACCTAGCAGCTGGAGCAAGGGCAAGGGTATAAAGTCTGGAGACCTAGTAATGGTCAGCGAAGATGTAGAGGGTTATCTGAAGATTTTTCCTGCAACAGAAGAGCAGAGGTTTGAAACGAAGGTTAACATTAATGCTGATCTGTGCCATGAACCAGAAATACTCAAGAGAATTGTAGCAGGATGCTACCTCCTGGGTTACGACACGATAAGAATAACATCAAACAAGGAATTGCTTTCTTCTCAGTTGGAAGATATACGAACGATGACAAAGAGGCTACCAGGACTGGAAATCGTTGAAACTACTCTTAGAAGGGTTACGGTTCGTTGCTTC
It includes:
- the hemA gene encoding glutamyl-tRNA reductase, whose amino-acid sequence is MSIINLRVTHKKATIPVLEAVRLKDYSLATNAQEMVIIQTCNRVEVYAIAEDSERERVRDNLTRAWKRYVRNSLFRDIGRSFEDYLDVEYDNDALRHLFRLATGLESMIVGEDQIHGQINNAFIEAKLSKKVGPILSLVFDRAIKLGARIRSQTGINKGMISVGSVTVNLAEDILGNLENKSSLLIGAGEVGLLVAKALVAKGQRNIFVASRSLDRAESLAKIANVNPIEFQDGLKKLKDVDLLVLATSAPNPILSKEKIEQIVKKKNRLLLVIDLSFPRNTEESVAELPNIKLLTIDDLRDIVNRNLAARMGEIKHVEELIGKELNRTFAVLRREGVEPVITSSYKHAESIRIRELNKAIKLLGDIDFETLRVINDLSLAIVEGIMNEPVLNLCNIAENYDVKHTKLVSKLEAE
- a CDS encoding bifunctional precorrin-2 dehydrogenase/sirohydrochlorin ferrochelatase produces the protein MLVDLYLRDREVVVFGGGNEAELKILKVFDDGAKVTAVSKTFTKKISSLAKKGKIRTIEYDLENGYAPLKNRLGKLYVVFLATDDVRLNKLGVDFAKSLGAIVCVVDTPELCDFAMPAIAKVGKIRIGITTGGGSPIIAKLLRQRIEDLLTEEDLIHLELQEYARKKIRPKISEFPSRKKFLWKIVEDGRIQSLIKERKLQQAKLLVDRMIERVA
- a CDS encoding Lrp/AsnC family transcriptional regulator, with protein sequence MVRLATDITINEERPFLQISRRLGITEGEVIDAAKEFEERGIIRRFAAILRHQKAGFIANGMVTWRVPREKIQEVADIAISFSQVSHCYERPVYEDWPYNLFSMIHARSREACEKIAAEISKRTGIQDYVILYSTKEYKKDRVKYFV
- a CDS encoding archaemetzincin family Zn-dependent metalloprotease, translated to MLKETVTIIHPSTFDTDTLKQILNSALEQYNNRFSLASITLSNESFHGKRNQYNAQKILYEIYELKKLEGWNKCIAITCDDIFIDGTTFVFGLASPTGGICIVSLNRLIEHQIPTEEEKERIAKEITHEIGHVYGLRHCTKNCVMAFSSSIPDIDSKSSELCRTCKSNIIV
- a CDS encoding F420-dependent methylenetetrahydromethanopterin dehydrogenase yields the protein MRSSVRVTIVKLGSIASTALIESLLDERASREDIVVKSFASGTKMDSQSAKDLANLAISVKTDTYLVVSPNASLNEPKSLAKNLSRKARTIVISDSPAKKAINEFEKNSIGYVIIEADSLIGVRKEFLDPVETALFNSDVIKVLAVTGAFRALYEEIDRLIESVKKKTKYSVKLIIDKETAVNRGQFSNPYAKAKAMASFEMAKLTAKLSAEGAYKVKERDRYLTIVSSAHELMRVAALLADQAREIEKYSDQVIRYPHMSDGNVWLKKGLFDKAKQ
- a CDS encoding CBS domain-containing protein → MTKNPVTIGPKHSIFAAANIMSERGFTRLIVVEDRKPIGIVTLSDLVSVGAVLTSPNKRLSVIIKGELIPSGMLPIMMVRNVMTSDPFTINESADLIDAARIMTKFAISGLPVVNEKGILSGIITKTDLVKMASKTK
- the glnA gene encoding type I glutamate--ammonia ligase codes for the protein MPFTRTSDGKLVPIKRTGDDVLSLFGKEKIKFVDLHFTDVPGRLQHTTVPVHVIDRDAFRDGVPKLDGSSIKGFTGIEESDMMLKPDPSTFAVIPWSTRESENHKTARLICDVFWGFGQGRLSRDPRAIAQRAEQYVKESGFDESYWGPEIEFFVFDKVTWDVMNPYKGQSYSIESREAAWTTTGTNFPIRFKEGYFPAPPSDTLMEYRSEVVTIFQEQFGIISDAHHHEVATAGQCEIDMRYDTLTNMADNVMTFKYVTRNVAHQRGLVATTMPKPIFMDNASGMHTHQSLWKGGNPTFYDGNDSYAELSQVGRYYGGGLMEHSRALTCITNPTTNSYRRLVPGYEAPVYIAWSRRNRSANVRVPVYEKGPGSEPRKRLEFRTPDPSCNPYIAFAAMACAGLDGIKKKTDIGSPVDENIYHLSADRRRQLGIKELPGSLKEAADALAGDHEFLKPVFPEDLIEMIIENARKEHSEISMRPHPYEFHLYFDA
- the trxA gene encoding thioredoxin; protein product: MSKVIHSGVQSFDADVLNSHVPVFVDFWAEWCGPCRIIGPIIDDLAKEFDGKVRFVKVNVDENGEIADRYQIQAIPTLIIFKNGQQVNRIVGAAPKGKYQSLVREVLGS
- a CDS encoding 4Fe-4S dicluster domain-containing protein; translation: MPQIDPDFAKNRQQADTHQDHAVWGPVQPPEVLGIHGKTVAVDFDICIADGVCVDVCPVSVFEWFDAPGTNPHKTHPDLPALIAERKADPLREKDCIFCMACEVQCPVQAIKITQPS